A portion of the Punica granatum isolate Tunisia-2019 chromosome 7, ASM765513v2, whole genome shotgun sequence genome contains these proteins:
- the LOC116215090 gene encoding late embryogenesis abundant protein 31-like: MSQQQQLQRSRIQQDPITYGDVFNVQGKLAEKPITPTDASMMQRAETALLGWTQKGGTAALMQSAASQNARSHIVSGGGGSGGSSRVEVGDGAGDRDAITIGEALEAAALTAGQKLVERSDAAAIQAAEVRATGRTTIAPGGVAAAAQSAANLNARTASDADKARLVDVLSDAASKLASD, encoded by the exons ATGAGCCAGCAACAGCAACTGCAGAGGTCGCGGATCCAGCAGGATCCCATCACTTATGGTGATGTGTTCAACGTGCAGGGCAAGCTGGCCGAGAAGCCAATCACACCCACGGATGCCTCCATGATGCAGAGGGCCGAGACCGCCCTTCTTGGCTGGACGCAGAAAGGCGGCACAGCTGCCCTCATGCAATCTGCTGCCTCGCAGAATGCAAGATCTCATATTGTTTCGGGCGGCGGCGGCAGCGGCGGCTCCTCCCGTGTAGAG GTCGGTGATGGTGCAGGTGACCGGGATGCGATAACCATAGGTGAAGCACTGGAAGCAGCTGCTCTGACGGCCGGTCAGAAGCTGGTGGAAAGGAGTGATGCAGCGGCGATCCAGGCAGCAGAAGTGAGAGCCACAGGCCGCACCACCATTGCTCCTGGCGGAGTTGCAGCCGCTGCCCAATCGGCTGCAAACCTTAATGCTAGGACTGCCTCGGACGCAGACAAGGCCAGACTGGTCGATGTTCTATCG GATGCGGCGTCGAAGTTGGCATCGGATTAG